A region of Streptomyces sp. NBC_01264 DNA encodes the following proteins:
- a CDS encoding OsmC family peroxiredoxin — translation MATTRTAHTNWEGNLLKGSGVVSLDSSGQGSFDVSWPSRAEAANGKTSPEELIAAAHSSCYSMALSHGLDGAGTPPTRVETKADVTFQPGEGITGIHLTVVAEVPGLDAEGFAAAAEDAKKNCPVSQALTGTTITLTATLA, via the coding sequence ATGGCCACCACGCGTACCGCCCACACCAACTGGGAGGGCAACCTCCTCAAGGGTTCCGGCGTCGTCTCCCTCGACTCCTCGGGCCAGGGCTCGTTCGACGTCTCCTGGCCCTCGCGCGCCGAGGCCGCGAACGGCAAGACCAGCCCGGAAGAGCTGATCGCCGCCGCGCACTCCAGCTGCTACTCGATGGCCCTCTCGCACGGCCTCGACGGTGCCGGTACCCCGCCCACCCGGGTAGAGACCAAGGCCGACGTGACGTTCCAGCCGGGCGAGGGCATCACCGGCATCCACCTGACCGTGGTCGCCGAGGTGCCGGGTCTCGATGCCGAGGGCTTCGCGGCGGCCGCCGAGGACGCCAAGAAGAACTGCCCGGTCAGCCAGGCCCTGACGGGTACGACCATCACCCTCACCGCGACGCTGGCCTAG